The Accipiter gentilis chromosome 7, bAccGen1.1, whole genome shotgun sequence genome includes a region encoding these proteins:
- the IL17C gene encoding interleukin-17C, whose product MGSCPHGSWEGWGAGGWVPRASRMGTWRAWDALGTRPPAPQPSRDPEPPIPMMLYPHHQNSQTGGHPFPYWSVHVPPQFWGCREPISGLKRRSSREGSTTARGEEESSQSWSFQGWLGALVLLGTLMLCRGLRRPGSPPHHPHVHCYSVGELQDGEAPAHLLGRSLRWDHYVPVQLVPQLERLQEANAGHRRHRRHRERACPTLQLRAGLRSEPNERSISPWRYRIDEDENRYPRKLAFAECLCSGCVDVKTGRETTSLNSVAIYQTMMVLRRKPCPRPTGPGLVTFEVDYIRVPVGCTCVLPRTGR is encoded by the exons aTGGGATCCTGTCCCCACGGGTCGTGGGAGGGCTGGGGTGCCGGCGGATGGGTACCCAGGGCATCCCGGATGGGTACCTGGCGGGCATGGGATGCCCTGGGTACCCGTCCGCCGGCACCCCAGCCCTCCCGCGACCCCGAACCACCCATCCCCATGATGCTCTATCCCCATCATCAGAACAGCCAAACTGGTGGACACCCTTTTCCCTACTGGTCTGTGCACGTGCCTCCCCAATTTTGGGGGTGTCGGGAGCCAATTTCCGGGCTGAAACGACGCTCGAGTCGAGAAGGAAGTACGACGGCCCGCggggaggaggaaagcagccAGAGCTGGAGTTTCCAG GGCTGGCTGGGtgccctggtgctgctgggcaccCTGATGCTGTGCCGTGGTCTGCGCCGCCCCGGTAGCCCCCCGCACCATCCCCACGTCCACTGCTACAGCGTGGGCGAGCTGCAGGACGGCGAAGCCCCCGCGCATCTTTTGGGTCGCAGTCTGCGCTGGGACCACTACGTGCCGGTGCAGCTGGTGCCGCAGCTGGAACGCTTGCAGGAGGCCAACGCCGGCCATCGCCGACACCGTCGCCATCGCGAGCGTGCCTGCCCCACGCTGCAGCTCCGTGCCGGCCTTCGCAGCGAGCCCAACGAGCGCTCCATCTCCCCGTGGCGCTACCG CATCGATGAGGACGAGAACCGCTACCCGCGCAAGCTGGCCTTCGCCGAGTGCCTCTGCAGCGGTTGCGTGGACGTCAAGACGGGTCGGGAGACGACGTCGCTCAACTCGGTGGCCATCTACCAGACCATGATGGTCCTGCGGCGCAAGCCCTGCCCGCGTCCCACCGGCCCCGGCCTCGTCACCTTCGAGGTGGACTATATTAGGGTGCCGGTGGGCTGTACCTGCGTCCTGCCCCGCACCGGGCGCTGA
- the LOC126040224 gene encoding cytochrome b-245 light chain produces the protein MGQIEWAMWANEQALAAGLIMLTGGIVAVAGQFKGWYFAAVAGVLVCLLEYPRSKRKKGSTMERCGQKYLTAVVKVFGPLTRNYYIRAILHAALAVPAGFLLSTILGTVCLGIASGIYLLAAVRGEEWRPIEQKPRERPHVGDTIKQPPSNPPPRPPADTRKKQPAEVGGQVNPIPVEAE, from the exons ATGGGGCAGATCGAGTGGGCTATGTGGGCTAACGAGCAGGCGCTGGCGGCCGGGCTCA tcATGCTGACAGGCGGGATCGTGGCCGTGGCAGGGCAGTTCAAGGGCTGGTACTTCGCAGC CGTGGCGGGCGTCTTGGTCTGCCTGCTCGAGTACCCCAGGAGCAAGAGAAAAAAGGGTTCTACCATGGAGAGATG TGGCCAGAAGTACTTGACAGCAGTGGTGAAGGTGTTTGGGCCCCTCACGAGGAATTACTACATCCGAGCTATCCTGCACGCCGC CCTGGCCGTCCCCGCTGGTTTCCTCCTCTCCACCATCCTGGGCACTGTCTGCCTGGGCATCGCGAGCGGCATCTACCTGCTG GCAGCGGTGCGTGGGGAAGAGTGGAGACCCATCGAGCAGAAGCCCCGGGAACGGCCGCACGTGGGGGACACCATCAAGCAGCCACCCAGcaaccccccgccccggcctcccgcCGACACCCGCAAGAAGCAGCcggcggaggtgggggggcaggTGAACCCCATCCCCGTCGAGGCTGAGTAA
- the MVD gene encoding diphosphomevalonate decarboxylase, with translation MAEERGLAMVTCTAPVNIAVIKYWGKRDNDLILPINSSLSVTLHQDQLKTTTTAAVSRDFAEDRLWLNGEEADVGHPRLQACLREVRRLARKRRGGSDEDAAPLSLSYKIHVATENNFPTAAGLASSAAGYACLVSALARLYGVEGELSEVARRGSGSACRSMLGGFVQWQRGERPDGRDSLAHQVAPETHWPELRVLILVVSGEKKQVGSTAGMQTSVDTSPLLKHRAEAVVPERLALMMRHIRERDFEGFGQLAMRDSNQFHATCLDTFPPIFYLNDLSRHIIALAHRFNTHHGRTKVAYTFDAGPNAVIFTLADTVAEFVEVVRRSFPPAANGDQFVRGLPVGSASLPEELLAAVVTEPVPGAVRYILHTKPGPGPQLVDDPSQHLLGADGLPRRRA, from the exons ATGGCGGAGGAGCGGGGTCTCGCCATGGTCACCTGCACGGCCCCTGTCAACATCGCCGTCATCAAATACT GGGGCAAGCGGGACAATGACCTGATCCTGCCCATCAACTCCTCCCTGAGCGTGACGCTGCACCAGGACCAG CTGAAGACCACCACCACGGCCGCCGTCAGCCGGGACTTTGCAGAGGACCGGCTGTGGCTGAACGGGGAGGAGGCCGACGTGGGACACCCCCGGCTGCAGGCCTGCCTGCGGGAGG TCCGGCGCCTGGCCCGTAAGCGCCGGGGCGGCAGTGACGAGGACGCAGCCCCGCTCAGCCTCTCCTACAAAATCCACGTCGCCACCGAGAACAACTTCCCCACCGCTGCCGGCTTGGCATCCTCCGCCGCTGGCTACGCCTGCCTGG TGTCGGCGCTGGCGCGGCTGTACGGCGTGGAGGGCGAGCTGTCGGAGgtggcgcggcgcggctcggGCAGTGCCTGCCGCAGCATGTTGGGGGGCTTCGTGCAGTGGCAGCGGGGCGAGCGGCCGGACGGCAGGGACAGCCTCGCCCACCAAGTGGCCCCCGAGACGCACTGGCCGGAGCTCAGGGTCCTCATCCTGGTG GTCAGTGGGGAGAAGAAGCAGGTGGGCAGCACGGCGGGGATGCAGACCAGCGTGGACACCAGCCCCTTGCTGAAG caCCGGGCAGAGGCGGTGGTGCCGGAACGCCTGGCCCTGATGATGCGGCACATCCGTGAGCGGGACTTCGAGGGCTTCGGGCAGCTCGCCATGCGGGACAGCAACCAGTTCCACGCCACCTGCCTCGACACCTTCCCCCCCATCTTCTACCTCAATGACCTTTCGCGGCACATCATCGCCCTGGCACACCGCTTCAACACCCACCACGGACGCACCAAG GTAGCCTACACCTTTGATGCCGGCCCCAACGCCGTCATCTTCACGCTGGCCGACACCGTGGCTGAGTTCGTGGAGGTGGTGAGACGCAGCTTCCCCCCTGCCGCCAATGGGGACCA GTTCGTGCGGGGGCTGCCGGTTGGCTCGGCCTCGCTGCCGGAGGAGCTGCTCGCGGCCGTGGTGACAGAGCCGGTGCCGGGGGCTGTCCGGTACATCCTGCACACCAAG CCTGGCCCCGGCCCCCAGCTTGTGGatgaccccagccagcacctcctGGGAGCGGATGGTCTGCCCCGCCGCCGTGCCTGA